A region from the Salvelinus sp. IW2-2015 linkage group LG19, ASM291031v2, whole genome shotgun sequence genome encodes:
- the LOC111979049 gene encoding LOW QUALITY PROTEIN: fatty acid CoA ligase Acsl3-like (The sequence of the model RefSeq protein was modified relative to this genomic sequence to represent the inferred CDS: inserted 1 base in 1 codon) encodes MKLKEDMNPLLLQVFRSVVWVCSFITFLPWYFLSGAGTNLDRARRVKARSVSGRPAGPYRATNRAGGIHQKLVWSLHLGVDTLDKVMVHGATRFPERDCLGTREVLNEEDELQPNGKVFKKVILGEYQWMSYEETYQAAVCFGSGLAALGQRPQCNIAIFCETRAEWMIAAQACFIYNFPLVTLYSTLGGAAIAHGLNETEITHIITSKDLLHSRLKAILLEVPRLQHIIVVDSKPTSWPGFPRGIMVHNLVAVQELGSRPDNMAVAPRQPLPSDIAVIMYTSGSTGIPKGVMISHSNIIAGITGMAERIPDLDETDTYIGYLPLAHVLELSAEMVCISHGCRIGYSSPQTLADQSTKIKKGSKGDTSVLKPTLMAAVPEIMDRIYKNVMTKVEEMSSVQRTLFVLAYNYKMEQMTKGYRTPLCDSLVFRKVRSLLGGHMRVLLSGGAPLSAATQRFMNICLCCPVGQGYGLTETCGAGTISEMWDYSTGRVGAPLVCSEITLKDWEEGGYYSTDKPNPRGEIVIGGPNVTMGYYKNELKNREDFFVDSDGQRWFCTGDIGELHPDGCLKIIDRKKDLVKLQAGEYVSLGKVEAMLKNCPFVDNICAYANSDQSYVIGFVVPNQKQLTVLAEQRGLRGSWXEICNNPDMERDVLRIITEAALSAKLERFEIPKKIRLSAEPWTPETGLVTSAFKLKRKELKSHYQDDIERMYVASNTHTLSKTHTGKDICKESKKHYQDDMETGEDVRRQVKHTQHTHTHTHTHTHTHREKERPIVLQPLDFLPTSYNQTENNSGKLLSVNPDPQQRRRGQASWSDIRCFSSKVFLGLCCYDDGGIVDMTRRTHRK; translated from the exons ATGAAACTGAAAGAGGACATGAACCCACTGCTGCTGCAAGTCTTCCGCTCAGTGGTCTGGGTCTGCTCTTTCATTACCTTCCTGCCATGGTACTTCCTCTCGGGTGCCGGCACCAACCTAGACCGGGCACGGCGGGTCAAGGCGCGGTCAGTGAGCGGGCGTCCAGCAGGCCCTTACCGTGCGACCAACCGGGCGGGCGGTATCCATCAGAAGCTGGTGTGGTCCTTGCACCTGGGGGTGGACACCCTGGACAAGGTGATGGTGCACGGGGCGACCAGGTTTCCAGAGAGGGACTGCCTGGGCACCAGAGAGGTGCTGAACGAGGAGGACGAGCTCCAACCCAACGGGAAGGTCTTCAAGaag GTTATCCTAGGGGAGTATCAGTGGATGTCGTACGAGGAGACCTACCAGGCAGCAGTGTGTTTTGGCAGTGGTCTGGCTGCGCTGGGCCAGAGGCCTCAGTGTAACATCGCCATTTTCTGTGAGACCAGGGCTGAGTGGATGATAGCAGCACAGGCCTGCTTCATATATAACTTCCCAT TGGTGACGTTGTACTCTACTCTTGGCGGAGCGGCCATCGCCCACGGTCTCAACGAAACAGAGATCACCCACATCATCACCAGCAAAGACCTGCTACACAGCCGTCTCAAG gcCATCCTGTTAGAGGTGCCTCGGCTGCAGCACATTATCGTGGTGGACAGTAAGCCAACCAGCTGGCCTGGCTTCCCCCGCGGCATCATGGTCCACAACTTGGTCGCGGTGCAGGAGCTGGGCTCTAGACCCGACAACA TGGCGGTGGCACCCCGGCAGCCTCTGCCCTCTGACATCGCTGTCATCATGTACACCAGCGGCTCCACCGGCATCCCCAAGGGTGTGATGATCTCCCATAGCAACATCATCGCGGGCATCACGGGTATGGCAGAGCGCATCCCAGACCTGGA TGAGACAGACACCTACATTGGGTACCTACCGCTGGCTCATGTTCTGGAGCTCAGTGCAGAGATGGTGTGTATCTCTCACGGCTGCCGCATCGGATACTCCTCCCCACAGACGCTAGcagaccag TCGACAAAGATTAAGAAGGGCAGTAAAGGAGACACCAGTGTTCTGAAGCCTACACTCATGGCTGCTGTACCG GAAATCATGGATCGCATCTATAAGAATGTGATGACCAAGGTGGAGGAGATGAGCAGTGTGCAGAGAACCCTGTTTGTGTTGGCCTACAACTATAAGATGGAACAGATGACCAAGGGCTACAGGACCCCGCTCTgtgacag TCTGGTGTTTAGGAAGGTGCGCTCGTTGTTAGGAGGTCACATGCGGGTGCTGTTGTCGGGCGGAGCGCCCCTTTCTGCCGCCACCCAGCGCTTCATGAACATCTGCCTCTGCTGTCCCGTGGGCCAGGGCTACGGCCTCACTGAGACCTGCGGAGCTGGCACCATCAGTGAAA tgtggGACTACAGCACAGGCCGGGTCGGAGCTCCTCTGGTCTGCTCTGAGATCACCCTCAAGGACTGGGAAGAGG gCGGTTACTACAGCACAGACAAGCCCAACCCAAGAGGTGAGATTGTGATCGGCGGGCCCAATGTGACCATGGGTTACTACAAGAACGAGCTGAAGAACCGCGAGGACTTCTTCGTGGACAGCGACGGCCAGCGCTGGTTCTGTACGGGAGACATCGGGGAGCTCCACCCTGACGGCTGCCTCAAGATCATCG ACCGTAAGAAGGACCTGGTGAAGCTCCAGGCTGGGGAGTATGTGTCTCTGGGGAAGGTGGAGGCCATGCTGAAGAACTGCCCTTTCGTAGACAACATCTGTGCTTACGCAAACAG tgACCAGTCATATGTGATTGGCTTTGTGGTGCCCAATCAAAAGCAGCTGACAGTGCTGGCGGAGCAGAGAGGGTTACGGGGCAGCT AGGAGATCTGTAACAACCCTGACATGGAAAGAGACGTCCTCCGCATCATCACAGAGGCTGCATTGTCAG CCAAACTTGAGCGCTTTGAGATCCCTAAGAAGATCCGTCTTAGTGCAGAGCCCTGGACCCCAGAGACTGGCCTGGTTACGAGCGCATTCAAACTCAAACGCAAGGAGCTCAAATCACATTACCAGGATGACATCGAAAGGATGTACGTggcaagtaacacacacactctctctaagacacacacaggtaaagACATATGCAAGGAATCTAAAAAACACTACCAAGATGACATGGAGACTGGAGAGGATGTACGGCGGCaagttaaacacacacaacacacacacacacacacacacacacacacacacacacacagagagaaggaacGACCCATTGTACTTCAACCTCTTGACTTCCTTCCGACTAGTTACAATCAAACGGAAAATAACTCTGGAAAATTACTGTCAGTCAATCCAGACCCCCAACAAAGACGGAGAGGCCAAGCCAGTTGGAGCGACATCCGTTGCTTCTCTTCAAAGGTTTTTCTGGGTCTGTGTTGCTATGATGACGGTGGCATCGTTGACATGACCCGGCGGACGCACAGGAAATGA